Part of the Spirochaeta isovalerica genome, CAATTTGCACATTTTCGTTCGAAAACAGTCAATTCAGCCGATACGGAGATTATTCGAACTATCTCTCACTGACTAAAGATGGCAGGTCGGTTTACCAAATGGAAGCGGATTTATACAGAAAAAACATACCATTCAATCTGCTTATCTCTCTCGGATACAAATCGAACAGACGGGTATTCCCCTCTGATGATGCAGATAGCCGCGATACGGCTGCCTACGGCCATATTTTCGTTGGAGCGGGGACAATAGTCAGAATAGGGAAAAAGTTCGAACTGAAGGCTCTTATGGACTACAGCCTCTACAGTTTCTCATTAAGCGGCGATCTACCCGCTGATATTATTCCCGATTTCCTTTTTAAAGTGGAAACTGAATTTATCTATAAGTTCTAAACAAGTCCTGTTTATAAATACAAAAAAGACCGCCGCGGCGGTCTTTTCTATATAGTAACTTAAGGAGTTACTCAGCTGCAGGTACAGTCGCAGCTTCGTCTGTCGTTGCAGTCGCAGCGCTGGAATCCATCTTTTTGCCTTCAAGATATCTGAGGACCTGAAGATTTCCAAGTCTTTTCAGCTCGGCGTTTCTTCTGGCTTCTTCTCTGTCGGCGAGAATGTTCCAAACAGCTTCATCATCAACATCTTTATCGATATCATCTCTTACAGCGAGGTCATATACGACTTTGATATCTTTGATGTAGGAGATAAAGTCTCCACCTTCCTGCTGTGCGTCTCTTGTGAACAGAATTCCGTCAAGAGTTACAGAGGGAGTGTTTCTCGGGTAGAGAGGGTATGTTGTTAGTTCTCTGTTTCTTACCTGAGTGATGTAATTGGGGTTGTTCCACTGAAGCTCTCTCCATCCATCGAAGTCGAGATAGCTCATAAAGATAGTCTGAACCTGCTCGTTATCATCTCTGAGAAGTATGGAGAGACCCATGGGAAAATTTCTTCCCAATACGTTAACCTTTACGGATTTGAGAACACCAACGTTCTTTACAACTCCGTATCCGTTGAACTGGTCGCCTCTTTTGGCTTCTTCATCAACTGTGCTGGTAGCATAAGCGGGGATTTCAAAGGGGGGTCTTACAACTGCGTTTGAATTGAAAGTTCCCAGTGGGAAATGAATCCTTACACCCATAATCTGCTCACCGGCGAATTTAGCTGCCTCATCACCTGTAGTGACAGCCAATACATAGGACTTGCTATCATTCAGGACAGTTCGTGAAGAGGAACTGAGTCTGACTTCCCAATTCGGAATGTAGAGAGAAGTCTGCATTGCGGCTTTTTCTTCGTCCGTATAACGCGTACCGGCAACGGAACTGAAATCCA contains:
- a CDS encoding flagellar filament outer layer protein FlaA, with the protein product MKRFFALMGVALFLVSSVFAEESVLIDFAELVDDYQGQNKATLMDFSSVAGTRYTDEEKAAMQTSLYIPNWEVRLSSSSRTVLNDSKSYVLAVTTGDEAAKFAGEQIMGVRIHFPLGTFNSNAVVRPPFEIPAYATSTVDEEAKRGDQFNGYGVVKNVGVLKSVKVNVLGRNFPMGLSILLRDDNEQVQTIFMSYLDFDGWRELQWNNPNYITQVRNRELTTYPLYPRNTPSVTLDGILFTRDAQQEGGDFISYIKDIKVVYDLAVRDDIDKDVDDEAVWNILADREEARRNAELKRLGNLQVLRYLEGKKMDSSAATATTDEAATVPAAE